The Alnus glutinosa chromosome 1, dhAlnGlut1.1, whole genome shotgun sequence region TGAATATGCCAATTTGATTTCAAGGCATAGTTGTAATGCCCCGGCTTTTGGAATTATCTAAATTCCACGTGATGCTACTATATCTTTTAACACTCGCAGCGGAAGAAAATCAAGTACGAAAGGGCTACTTCTCCTCTCGTaggatatctttttttttttttacaagtaataaattttattgaaaaaagtatAAGGCGCTCCTacgtacacagaaagtatacaaagaaacaaacaagcgtaaggcaccccgaACTCATGCTTCATAATCAAAATGTGGTTGCTGCTATGAGCCGACCAAATTGGAGTGTGGATTTTGGTATGAGCCAACCAAATTGGGTAGTTGCGATCAACAAAATGGTTTCATCCCCTCGTAGGATATTAGTATGATGAATATGCTAAAGAGTATAAAGTTTGAGAAATATGATATCAGTATGATGAATATGCCAATTTGATTTCAAGGCATAGTTGTAACGCCCCGGCTTTTATATTAGCCATATAGTGGAATAATCTAAATTCCACGTGGTGCTACTATATCTTTAACACTCGCAGCGGAAGAAAATCaagtataaatttttcttttaatttttgaaaccaCAAACGCATCTCAAACCACACAATActagagcttctaactgaaatgtATGGGTCTTCTTCGACAGCCTCTTTGGTGAAATCTGTAAAATTTACACAATTTTACTGGTGGATGTGAGTCCATGGCTCAACACGTATATAAGTTTTGACCTTTTACATGTGTGATGTGAGCCTTATTTTCCAATGAAAATTCATCTTTCTAGTGATTGTAAAATAGCTATCACAATGCATggtttttacataatttttgttcATAAAATGTCAACCATTTTACAAGTCACACGTTTAGAGAGAGGTATATACTTagtaataaaatcaaacataagCGAGTAAAACAGTTTATAACATGTTATAATGTAAAACATCCTTCTAAACATTAACAGGTATGTATCATATCTTTGCATATTCCACGTAAACATTGTATTGATCACATATCACATTCTTTACACATTTTGTTAGGCATATTCCCCCCCGCCTAACCACCGGGTTTGCTAGTCCTTTTATCCCCCTTTCTAGCATCGAAGTGCTAAGTGTATACTTTTACTTAACAGTCGGAATTTGCTAAGCATATACCCCCCACTTAACTACCGGGTTGCTAGTGTTTTCTCCCCCTTCTACCATCGGGGTGCTATGTGTATAACCCCACTTAACCATCAGGTTGTTaggctttttcttttcccctacCTAACTGCTGGGTTACTCATTTCTCGTTTTCACAACCTTTTCAAAAAAACCACATTTTCCTTCCAACCTcatttcttatcaaaaaccattttcttttaaactcATTTTCCGTTGAACAATGTAAATCACATCATAGCATAGTTTCATATTTAAATTCCAATATTCAGGGTTCAATATCACTGATAAAAATCACACTCACATAACATGCATTTGTAAAATATTGCAGTGCAAGGTATAGAAGTTTAAACTTATCCTTTTCACTTAACTCCTGAAAATACCATGTTGGTATGCTTCCACGTTCATTATAACTATATGTTAGACTTCTTACGCTTATCTAAATCCTAAGGGTTACTTTAGTCCTATTAGTCCTCCCCTTTTCCCTAGAAAAGTCTTAACCTTTTTGTTTTGGGTAGTCCCGTTTGAACAGATTTCAACCGCATAGCGACCGGTTATCGAACGAGGCTCTCAGATCTAACTCTTCTCTTATCTTGGTTGAACTTCGACTGGCTATCGACCGAAGCTCTCTAGAATTGTCCCAGTCTATAGGGAtcgaatgtttttttttttataagtaagaaaagttttattaaaaaagcacaaGCAGTCCCTAAGTACATagggagtatacacaggagcaaCCAAAAGTCAgcccaagaaaaaaaacccaaacaaacacacaaggacctaaaccctaaagcccGAAAACCCCAAAACCTCAAGATCCACAAAAGCCACACAACCCTACATCATGTGAACCTTGCCTTTCCAACGTCTAGAGGGTGTGCTCACATTGCCATAGTTAACAGAGCTTTTCAAATTCcaaagctccctcttgcctttacTCTTTTGGCGTGCTAACATTTTCTCTCGATGAAATTCCTTTTCAATGGCATCTAGGATTGCCAAGGACTCCACACCATGAGcaccatccatcgcccaatccaAGGTCAATCCATCTCAAAACTCGTCGTCCTGCTCCCACACAATAACCTCCCCAGATGGATCAAACCCAACTGGCCACTCCTGAGACTGAGATAAACCATTGCCCTCTACGAAGGAAGAATTGTTGCAACAGCTCGAGGGGGAGGGAAACCCTAACACACCATCATCCTTTACCTCCCGAGTTGAAGACGAGGCCAACTCAACAGGCAAGGAATGAGAAGTGGTAGGGACTAACACAGCTGGTTTCGGGTTGAGAAATCCCTTCCGAAGGAAACCCTTCTTCTTAGAAACTGCCATTCCCGCAGAAGTCTTCACAGGAGGCACTGCAACTACACCCTTAGTTGTAGTACAGACAGGCGTCCTCGATACTGCCAGAGAATCTGCTACAGGGATCGAATGGTGATGTGTAGATCATGCATATCAATGTAGAAGTCAAATTTTTACTTAATTGTTATCATTCTAATACGTTCATTTTCATCCTAAGATCATTCCTAAATCAACATACAGCTAAAATTCTGGTCTTTTACGTTTGAAAATTTCTGACTTTCGAATCTATGAACAAAACCCTAGtttgtaaaattttccatttttataTCCTCATTTCATCTTAACAAAACTTGGGCACTTCTTTTGTATTGTGGGTTTGTTTTTGACTCGGGTTTGGGTACCTCCTTCCTGTGCACATGCCCCTCTGGGAGTTCTCTGTCGTCTTTTGACTCCAACCCGTCGTCGGTGCTGCTGCGGGCGGCTGCCACGTGCCGTCTTGGCGCGCGTGGCCGAAGGAGTTTTTTGAAGCTTGGGAGTTAGATCTACAGGGTTTGGGACCTCTTTTCCACACACGCACCTGTTTGATGGATTCTCCGACAGTTTCTGCATCGTCAGATGGTGTTTTCGTGCTGCACTGGCTGGCGGACATGGTGTCACGTGCCACCatctaattttaagtttttttttttttttttttttttttttttttttttttttttaaaaaaatccctaTATTTCTGGCACTTCTTTTGTATTGTGGGTTTGTTTTTGGCTCGGGTTTGGGTACCTCtattgggttttgggtttgttggTGTGCTTTTTTGGGGAGGGTTGTTCAGGGTTTCTGGTGGGTTTCgggggtttgttgggttggggCGCTTTGGGGCAGGTCTGAGAGCTTGTTTGGGGGTTTGATGGGAGTTTctattgtattttgggtttattGTGGGTTTTGAGAGTTATGGGTGCGTAGATTCTTGTTAGTTTTCTTTTGTAGGCTAGTTGGGTTGTTTCTGTGTATACtacttgtgtacttaggggtgccttatgctttttataataagattttcttacttataaaaaaaaaaaagaaaaaaaaaaaaagtagtacaACCACCCATTTGGTACGACAATATTGTCAGTAGTTTACTTATGGTATAGTTATAAAATTATACGGGCATTATAATAACACTATAAGCTACTCATCGAATGGGCATAATGAGAGTGtggaatttggatcctctccatttagtGTAAAAATGAGggtatagttgtcttttcacattttgtaaaaatgtgaaaagacaactataccctccctatttaactaaatggagaggatccttgtccgaGAGTGTGAGGGTTTCCGAGAATGTTCCGTGAACAATTCCTCTCTTCATGGGTTCCTTACTCCTATACTCGCTTTTGCAGGGCTTCACTATATCAAACTTACTCTTAAGCAACCTCACTATTTGTTCAAAATGAAAGGGAAAGTTTTTGTAACTTTCCCCAATGTTATGAGCctttaaataggaaaaaatttCGTCTCTGTGCACTCCTGTTTGAATGGGATAGTCGCTGTTTGACGGGCACTGTGCCAGCATGAAAATATCTAGGCTTCATCAATGCCATGTCTCACCGTGCACACTAATTGACATGCGGAGATTCCTTCCAGTCAATACTCCTTCGAACGCCACTTGACGTTTCAGCATTTTAACACGCATCAAATCAGTCTTGTTGGCACATGATTGAATCTGGACTGTTGATCATTTGTCATCACACGATTTGGTGATGCCACATGGAGATTCTCCCGTTTGAATGGCATGTTCTCCGGTCGAACGCTGTCGTTTGATTTTGTCTCATCTGATTTTTTGGATTGTAGATCTTTTCTCGCACTTTCTCTCTTGCCACCACATGTTGCAGGTCGCTAGTTGAACGAGGATTCTTGCGTTTGAACGAGACAATCTGATCCAAGATTTTCTAAGTCTTCTTTTATCCCGATTCTAAACATTTAATGTTTTAACTCAATCTTATCACGCCTGACCCTATTATGGTCGTGACATGCATTTTAGTAatactttattattttattatcatttctcaattttttttttcatctttaatTATTTATGGGCGTACAATAGTGGTCATGGTTCTGATGCCATGATAGCAGTCTTGGCAATGATGAAGATGATAAGGTGGCTGGAAGTGGGTGATGGTGGACAATGGTGGAAGTAATGATATCACGCCTGGTGgcccattaaaaaataaaggccTTCAAATGGAAAGAGAGTGtgcaaagtttaaaaaaatgctGATGTGGTGTTGATAATGACAGTTTAATGAGAACGATTGTGTAAAGTGCCACATTTTTCTCAAAGCACGTGAATTGCACACGGATGTTAATAAGATGGACTTCAGGCAGATGAAgtataatttaaacaaaaaaacaaaaatcatagtctacaaaaaaacaaaatcatagtTTACATACATGTCTCTGACCAAGCCAAACAAGTAATAACAACACTAACAAATAAATGAACAAttcaaatgatatttttttttttgataagtaaacaatTCAAATgataattgaaaaagaaaacttacaaCTGTTGGCCTTCTGAGCAAGCCATCATTTACTCTCTGACACAAATCCCTGCATTCTTCCTGCAACAGAAAAGCTAAgacagccaacacaaaaaagCACAATTGCACAAATGTACGTGACAACAATTTTCAAAGTAAAAAGCAGCAAGCAagcaaaacaaatcaaatctttTGTCCACAGCAAACAGAGAAGTCACACCAACTTCTGACTTCCTATATAGACATTTATGTCTATTTCTCAGGGTCTACAAAGATTTTTCTACcatgagataaaagaaaatccTGAAAGGACCTCAGCTTAAATTGAAAATGTCAAGTCATGGGATGATGATTATGGTGATAAAGACCACGATGTTCAGTATACCAGTAAGGATATGCGATCCAATTGCAATGCCTTGAAAGGGACTTACCAACTGAGATCCCTAAAAACATCCAGAAAGCCATTTACCCCACCTATGACCATACATTCTCCTCAACTTACATATCCAAGACTATCCCTCTCCACCAAAACCTCCATGAATCGCTCACTCAAGAGTGCCAGGATTTGAACTAAGACAATTCTaagggaaaagaaaacaacCTTCCAACTGACTCCAAATGGTATCTGATCCATTCCCCCACCTCCTCCCAAAGCACCTTTACTGAATTACCGTTGCACAAGGTGAGACCTCCAAAAGACAACCAACATGGTGATACTTGGGCAAATGACATAGATGAGACCCAAAATGGATCAGACCAACATGTTAATACTTGCCCTAAGTCCAAAATTTAATTCGCAATAAGTGGCCCCAAGTAAGGTTCCCGTCAAGGGCTCAATGTTGTCAAGGAGGAAGCATGCAGGGGAAAAAAGTTATCAACTGAAAGCCTACAAATGCAGACCAACACGTAATTTGCGAAACTAAGCTCAAAGCTGAAAGCTTAAATTAATTCGCAAAACTCTTACATCAGAAAAGTTATCATCTGAAAGCATGCCAATGCGGATGTCTTTTACCACACTGGAAGCCTGAAAGAGGACTTCTGTATTCATACTGCCGGTTCCAGATGCCTTCTTCAGACCTAaggaatacaaaataaaaccatTAACTACATATACGGATTGACCAGCACATAATGCTGTTACATTTtacatataataaaataaaacataaacgaCCACACACAAATAGCCGTTGGATTATTTATCACTGGCTGATCAATGCACACAAAGGAAATTCATGGAATACTAGTCACTTTCAAGATGCCATGCCATGGTGAAATGGTAGACGCAAGACCAAAATTATTTAGAGACAGTAGTACATTGATAAGAACCAggatttatatatacatataaagtTCAATTATGATCATTTAAGAGAAGTACaaaatacttattaaaaaaaaagaaaagagaagtacAAAACAACCAAGAAATAATGAATGCTTGATACACAACAAGAAACATTAGAAATAATAGAAATTCGCAGATTACCTGTAATTTGCACAAGCTGGTGAGAGTTTTTTTGAAAGTAATCATTGGGGTCGGATTTTATCCTCACAAAGCTTCCTATTAGTTTACTTTCAAAGGTTTCAGGGTCCTTGAGAAGATCCTCAACTAGACTCTTTTTCAAGTAGACAAGCTTAATGTTGTGAGGATTTATGGCAGGAAAACAGCTTTTTGGagtttccaaaacttttttcttctGATGGGTTTTTCTCTCTGAACTCAAGATATTGTCTTCATATATCTCCAAAGCATTCCTACTCTTGCCGGGGCTGTATAAAAGATCATCATCTGAGTCCTCTTGGTTCTCAGTAAAGTGTGGTTCCAGCAAGTGATGGATTTTGTTACGGCTAATTGTTTTCCTTCCAAAAATGGAATGGAGCCACTCATCACAAataattctcttcttttttgatGGGTGAAGAAGGTTGTTCTCATTAACATAGTCATTTATAATGGTGGCAGCATCAGATTGAGATATGCGCTCGCTGGTATCTTTTCCAACCGATTCAAGGAATTTGATGAGGGGTCTCGACCCCCAACCAAGAAACTCCTTTTTCTTTGATCTTGCCTTCCTTTTCGCTCTCACAGGAGTCTCATATTGATGCCCATTATATTCTTCCACCCATTCAAACGGTGCAGATTCCACTCCGCCATCCATTTTATCCCACacatacacaatttttttttatcagatgCTGAAAGGTAGCTGAGCTTTGAAGAATCTCTCTGTATCAGAATGCTCTAAAATCAAATGAGTGTCAGCCTTCTTCAATTGGACATATGCAAGACATCAAAGTGAAGCTGAGGGCATTAATTCAGTCTTTaattacagaaaaagaaaactgtaaTCTGTGAAGCCGAATAGAGAGTCATTAAAATAAATGGATTAAATCTATAGAAgtataagtatactatttattgCTGGTTATATTACTGAAATATGCATATAGACTCAATTAAGGGCCATTTTAGGGAAATGTTTGTACCTTTATCGCATATAAAAGTCTTGTTCTCTTCTATTTTTGTTTACTCAAGACCCTTAATGCTCAGTTCAGTCGCTCTCATTCGTGAAGCCAAACAGGAtcttagagcactcccaatggcttatgtaaattttttatgtaaaatagctaaccaaaacccactttatctagtttagttaatgagttttaaaaggcACCATACATCCAATTATCTATtattaactctatattatttctttattcttttttattacttttttcattatcGTATTTTTTTACTATCCTTTTTTTCAAACAGTCATATTTGGTCATATTTGTCAATGatcattttgttaaaacggtCATTTTTCTATCGCAAATTTTTCAACGGTCATTTTTTCTCAAACGAAATTTTTTCTAACGGtcattttgttaaatctgtcatttttctaacagtcatatttttaatagttGTATTTGCCAATGATAAGTATAAATATAATATCCTTATACCAATATCAAGCatgtttataaatattttgCCCAAGTGCTATATTTGCATGACATTAATAATCATTTAATGTTGAAGTTCAAAATACTACCGGAATCATTCAAAGGGCATGGGGTCTTTTTGCTCGAGTTCAAATGACTTCAGAATTACTGGGTGTGCACTGGAGATGCCTAGCTATAAGTTAAAGGGGGTGTTGGTCACGAATCCTTCAAACCCTTTGAATACAAGGCCATGTTAAATGAGAAGCTTCAAATGGCTGACAACAGtagggaggagggagggaggagagtctccctccctcctcctcaTCCGGTTCTCTTCCTATTTAGATCTGtagcttctcttcttccttttggtctttttgttttgggtttctttACTTTTGGGTGTAGATCTGCGGTGGTTGGGTCTTTGTCTACGCTCATGCGTCCTGTCCGAGGCATCATCGGCTTTTTCCGATCTGTTCCATCGTCAACATTTTTGTGGTTGGCCGCCGCGCTAGTGTGCATGGCTTTTGCTTCTTGGGGCATAGATCTACAGTATTTGGGCCCTCCTCTCCGTGCTCGTGCCTCACTAGTGGAATCTCCATCGTTGTCCGGCTCTTCCCCACCGTCGGCGATGCTGCGGGTGGCTGCCACGCGTTGTTCTGGCGCGTGTGGCCAAGTGAGTTTCGGAAGATTGGGTGTTAGATCTACGGCATTTGGGTCATTTTCTCCGTGCACGCGCCACTCCGTTGGCTTCACCGGCAGAATCTGCGTCTCTCAATGTCATCTCTGGCGGTTCCGCGCCGCTACCACtacagctttttttttttcctgttgttctagcttttttttttaaaaagtaaaaattttattaaaaaagcataataCGCCTCTAAATACGCTAGGCAGTATACATagaaacaaccaaagctaacctaCAAAACCCGAAAGGAACGCCCAAAACCatcccacaaaagaacccatctaaaacacaaggaaaaaaaaccctaagacCCGGAAACAATCCTCAAgacccaccaaagcacacaaacctacGTCATGTGAACCTTGCCTTTCCGACGCCAAGAGGAGGCGTATGcgtcgccataattgatggagcttttCAGATTTAGTAGTtccctcttgccttttgtcTTCTGGCATGCTATCATCTTGTCCCGATGAAagtcttcttccatggcatccaaGATAGCCAAGGAGTCCTCACCATAAACACCATACaacgcccaatccaagggcatcccatcccaaaaatcaacatCTTTCTCCCAAACCACTATCTCCCCATTATGATTAAACTTGACAGGCCAATCCTAAGATTGGGAAAAGCCATTGCCCTCATTGGAAGAAGGAATGATACAACTCGGAGGAGAGGAAGGTCCAACCACCCTAACATCCTTGACCTCCCGATGCGAAGCGGGAGGGGCTAACACAGTCGGGCGAGGGTTGATAAACCCCTTCGTAAGGAAGCCTTGCTTCACAGAGACTGCAAAATTCTTCACTGGAGGCTCTGGAATCGTATCCTCAGCTTTCTTTGAAGCTTCCAAGGAATCTACAAGTAACACATCGTTCTACTTCACTGAATGGCCTTCCCTGAGTTCCCTAGCCCTCCGGTAGTAACGTTGAAATGGCTTAAGAAGCTGCAACACAGGGAGAGAAAAGCGAATTCTCTCACCCAACTCGGCCGCCCCTGAGAGAGTAGGAGGGGTGTAGGCGTCCTTGAAAGGGGCAGCAACAAACACAGAGCTGCTAGGCAAGGGGGCAGCATCAAACCCAAGATCACCGAAAGTACTAGACCTAACAAGAGGACTCGCCGAAGCCGTAGGGGCAACTAGAGACACCAGAGGTAACATCTCCGGAACCGGCAAGAGAGGAGGAGGGTCGAAGGCATCCCTGGAACCAGCACCACTCGACCTAAAAGGCATAGAGGCGGGAGAACCGGAAAAGCCAGAGCTCACATTCAGCCTTACTAGAGCCGAAGGAGCAACCAGAGTCACCGGAGGCAGCAGCTCCAAAGTCGGCAAGGCGGGGAAGACGAAATGGGAGGACGGCTTGACTGAATGAACTACTGGAATGATCTTTAGGCAGCCAGACGACCCACCCCTAGGAGATGACAGACCCAAAGCCTCCCCAGATTTTATCGCTGACGTCATCTCCAGGCGAAGTGAGAGCCCATGTACGATCGTCGGACGCGAGACTTGCCTGCGTCAGGCTACTTTGGAAATTTTATACTTATAACTATTACCATATTCAGCGTTGAAAATATTGTCTGCTCTGTACATAGTTAAATTTTTATGTAATGTAACATTGTTACAAGGGCCAATGATGGAACCTGCTTTAGTCATATGTCAAATGAAATCCAACTTCCCACGTTATAAAATGATAAGGTTACATCTTAAGCAGAGGGACCAAGCTCTGTTATAATGGATCAGATGCTCTAAAATACAAATTCAACTGTAAAAAGCAGACTACCTATCAAGTGCTATCTATgcaaatcttatttatttttagtcaccAAATTACCAATTACAACAGAAATATCTAAACACATATACCACTGTGTCTTGAGACTAAATGTGCTGTTATAGAGGTTAAAGGTCACAAGGAAATCATTGCATCATTGGTTGCAGAGAAGAGTAGGAGCCATCTGAATATGGCTATTTTTGTATCGGAAACCACTTTAGGAGTTTGTACATGATATCAGATGTGTTATATTCTTTACATTTTGCTTTCAAAACAGAAAAAGTGTGTCAATTGTAAGTAGCACAAtaattaaatgtaattttttcccaaattattatataaaacaacCCTTCAGGTCAGTTAAAAAAGAGCTGATAGGCAGATGGAAGCAATCAAAATTGATTATTCCCCCTAGAGTAACAACCTACGTTATTCCCTCTAGAGTAACAACTCTTGTATTCCCCTATAGAGTAACAACACCCACCATAGTTATTATTCTCTAAAGCGTAACAACTATTGTAATGTATTTTTTCCTACAGAAGAGGAATCCACATTAGCAGTGGGGTAGAAATGTTGAATTGTTAAGTGGTTTTTGGGAAAGGCATTACTACTATATTACTGGGCAGGTTTAAGAATTCCTTCATTCCTTGAGTAAGTGCCTCTTTGAAGCAAGGAAAAGGGATGGAAGCAAGAAGAAGATAGATGTCTTTACAGTAGGATGTAGTTTATCTTTTGATAGCTATCCGCAGTTTGTTCATGTAGCTAAGCGAATGGGGCTCTTTTGGGGTTCTGCCTGTATTGAATTCATATCTCCTTCGTCTGGTCGAGAAGGGAGATAGCCCGTCTTTTGATATTGAAACCAATACAAGTGCAAACCGGAAGGATACATCTGGGAAATTTCAGCATGACTGCACAAAAATTTC contains the following coding sequences:
- the LOC133858335 gene encoding uncharacterized protein At5g08430 isoform X1, whose amino-acid sequence is MDGGVESAPFEWVEEYNGHQYETPVRAKRKARSKKKEFLGWGSRPLIKFLESVGKDTSERISQSDAATIINDYVNENNLLHPSKKKRIICDEWLHSIFGRKTISRNKIHHLLEPHFTENQEDSDDDLLYSPGKSRNALEIYEDNILSSERKTHQKKKVLETPKSCFPAINPHNIKLVYLKKSLVEDLLKDPETFESKLIGSFVRIKSDPNDYFQKNSHQLVQITGLKKASGTGSMNTEVLFQASSVVKDIRIGMLSDDNFSDEECRDLCQRVNDGLLRRPTVVELQQKAQILHEDITRHVLLQWLAREIPLLQNLIDRANEKGWRRELDQYLEKKQLLETRDEQLRLLSEIPEVIADEIEPQAIPQDNPDNVEQENSGSPRSILNGASEIPILVIAANGTASNLTSPNMDFTEFQHDVIEKQPKQPSQFIDISHGDLQLANEEENKGGLQMMEKQVMSPQVIDVSDDEDNEPRGIGKQIPEDKLGSSMWHYLDPQGDIQGPFSLTCLKRWSEADYFPLDFKVWKMGQSQDEAVLLKDILQQLDQS
- the LOC133858335 gene encoding uncharacterized protein At5g08430 isoform X2 translates to MDGGVESAPFEWVEEYNGHQYETPVRAKRKARSKKKEFLGWGSRPLIKFLESVGKDTSERISQSDAATIINDYVNENNLLHPSKKKRIICDEWLHSIFGRKTISRNKIHHLLEPHFTENQEDSDDDLLYSPGKSRNALEIYEDNILSSERKTHQKKKVLETPKSCFPAINPHNIKLVYLKKSLVEDLLKDPETFESKLIGSFVRIKSDPNDYFQKNSHQLVQITGLKKASGTGSMNTEVLFQASSVVKDIRIGMLSDDNFSDEECRDLCQRVNDGLLRRPTVVELQQKAQILHEDITRHWLAREIPLLQNLIDRANEKGWRRELDQYLEKKQLLETRDEQLRLLSEIPEVIADEIEPQAIPQDNPDNVEQENSGSPRSILNGASEIPILVIAANGTASNLTSPNMDFTEFQHDVIEKQPKQPSQFIDISHGDLQLANEEENKGGLQMMEKQVMSPQVIDVSDDEDNEPRGIGKQIPEDKLGSSMWHYLDPQGDIQGPFSLTCLKRWSEADYFPLDFKVWKMGQSQDEAVLLKDILQQLDQS